CACTTAAAAATGTGCTCTTTTTTTATTTCAAGTTTTAATTTTTTATTATACATTGATGACAAAACACAATATTTTTGTGGTATTATTAAAATATATCGCACACTTTAGAAAGGGGAAATGGAGCATTGAAAGGTACAGTAGTTCTAACATGGCTTGAAACAATTGGAAATATATGGGGAGACGATGTAAAAAGATATGCTGAGAAGGGAATAGGTTTAGATGATTCAACCATAATTTCTCCGACAGATGACATTGATGATAGTTTAGTTCACAAGATGATCGAAAATGCATGTGAAAAGGCAAACATTTTGCCTCAGCAGATGTGGAGAGAGATTGGAAAAAACAATATAAAAACGTTTAGCAAATGGTTCCCGTCATATTTCCAGAGGCTCTCTTTAAAAGGCTTTTTAGAGTATATGGACGATGTACACTCTCAGCTCACTCGCATGATAAAAGGAGCAAATCCCCCACGCATTTTGTTTGAAGAAATCTCACCAAATGAAGCATACATAACATATGTCTCAAAGCGTGGTTTTTATGACTACTTTTTGGGACTTTTAGAAGGAAGTGCTGAGTTTTTTAATGAAAAATTGGATTTTGAAGAAATTGATCGTTTTAAGGACGAAGAAGGTTTTTATCATTTAAAAATAAGAATCAGATTTGAAAAGACAAACCGAAAGGTTAAAAAAGCACTATTTAATATAATTGCAGGGTTAGGATTTATAAGGTCATTAGAGTTTAAGATTTCCATCTTTTCTACAATAGCTGTAATTATCTTAAGTTTTCTCCTTGATCCCAACAAAGAAGAATACGCAAATCATCTTCTTATGGCTGGACTTACCTTCATTACAACATTCATTGCCGCATTCTTCATCCTACGACCTCTAAAGCCTATAAAAGATGAGCTCAACTCTCTTAAAAACCTTGATTTTAGTGGCTCACTTTTCATAAAGACAAATGACAAGCTTGAAGACTTTTCAAAGATTGTCGCAATAACAAAGTCTTCTATCAAAAAGGATTTGCTTTTGCTAAAAGGTGGAAGTGATGAGATTTATAACTTTTCAAAAAACATCAAAGAGATTGCTGATAAGATGAAAAATCTTTCAGACTCTGTTTCTGGAATTGTAAATGACGTGGCCCAAGGTGCTGTTCATCAGGCAGAGGAAATTGAAAAGGCTGTTACCATTTTAAATGAAAATATAGAAAATTTAAAGTCAATTGTATCTCAACAAACTCAAACAAAAGATGTCCTTGCTGATGTAAACCAGACGCTTAACAACTCAGGCAAAGATATTTTAAGTGCTGCAAAAGATATCAATCTTCTTTCTACAGAGTTTTCTGAGATAGTTCAAAAAGGTTCAAAGCTATCTGAAGAAGCTAATGAGGTTATGAAGATTACATCAACTGTTGCTGAGATTTCAAATCAGATAAATATGCTTGCGCTAAATGCATCAATTGAGGCAGCAAGGGCAGGAAATGTTGGTGTTGGGTTTGCGGTTGTGGCAGACGAAATCAGAAAACTTGCAGACAGTACAATGTCTTTTGCTAAGACAATCAATAAGAGTTTAAAGACATTTGTAGAAGAGGTTGAAACGCTTTCTACTACTTTAACACAGCAGTTTGAAAAGCTTGTTAAAAGCGAATCCACTTTGAATGAGGTTGTGAATAAGAACAGCCAAAATATCGAAAGAATATCTAACGTGGTTGAGACTTTAATTTCTCAGATAGAAACCTTGTCTTCTGAGGCAGAAAGGATTTCTTCTGTCTTTGAAACAATTACCTCACTTTCTGCAATCTCACAAGAAAACTCGGCATCAGCTCAGGAGATGGCAGCTTCAATCTCTATGTACGCAGAGAGCATCAAAGACCTTTTGACAAAAGTAGCCGACCTTGAGAATCTTTCAAATGTATTTAAAGAAGAGCTTTCAAAATACCGATTATAAATTTAAAGGGAGGGATTTTAAAAATGTGCCAAACTTACATTGTCGCAATTTTGGTTGACAACAGACTTCATGATGCTCCAAAACTGCAAGAAATTTTGACAAAACATGGGTGTTTAATAAAAACAAGACTTGGTATACATGAAGCTGGCAGCGACAGCTGTTCAAATCAAGGACTTATCATCCTTCACATGCAGGCAAAAGAAGAGGAGATAAAAGCTTTTGAAAGTGACATTAAAACTTTAGAACATGTAAAACTTCAGATGATGAAATTAGAATGTTAAAAGAAATTTTGGATATAGGTGAAAGAGAAAGATGAATATTCCAAACGTAAATGAGATAATAACCCAAAAGTTTGAAGAGATTGCTGCGAGGATTGCAAACAATAATAATCTTCCACAAAGTTTTAAAACCATTTTCCAAAATAGTTTTACAGCTTCTATAAATAAAGATGTAGCAATTACCACCTACCAGCAGCTATCAAACGTTGAAAGTACAAAGGCCTTGCAAAACCAAAGCTTTGCAAATAAAATCTATGAACTTGAAAAGTCAAGTTATACACCTTATAATCTATCTACAAATCTTAGCAAAAGTGAAATCATAAACATTGCAACAAAAAAGGCAAAAGAGTATGGACTTCCGCCGAGCTTGGTTTTGAGCGTAATTGAAGCAGAGTCTGGTTTTAGACAAGATGCAATATCAAAAGCTGGGGCAATTGGACTTATGCAGCTCATGCCAGAAACTGCAAAAGCGCTTGGTGTCAACCCCTATGACCCAATTGAAAATTTAGATGGTGGAATAAGATATCTAAAAGAAAAGCTTGAGCAGTTTGGAGGCAATATTGAGCTTGCACTTGCAGCATATAATGCAGGACCTGCAAATGTCATAAAGTACGGCGGCATCCCACCTTTTGATGAAACAGTAGAGTATGTTCAAAAAGTGCTTTTGCTATCCCAAAAATACAGAAGCTTCGATGTATAAAACCCCTCTTGTTTTGAGCATATTAAATTGTAAGAGGGGTGTGATGAGTAATATGAGAACAAGAAAGCTTTATAATAGGCATAAAGAAATGTATAACATGCTAAAGCGCAAGAAAAATATGCTAAAAATACTTGGAATGTATCTAACTGGACTTTGTAAAGGCATGATGTTAGGAATACTCATTGGAAAGAAGTTAAAAAGGGACTGAAAAAAGTGGGAAATTAGGTAGGCTGTTTTGCTTTGGTTGTTTGAGCAAAGCAGCCTTTTTATTTTAGCAAGAATTTATTTTTACATAGATTGATTTTCCTTTTGATTTGTTCTATACTCTTTACTTGTAAATAAATTCTTCTACACAAAAGTTTTTATAGGAGGCAAAAAACTAAGATGCGACTTGGAATTGTTGGACTTCCGAATGTGGGCAAAAGCACCCTTTTTAATGCAATTACAAAAGCTGGTGCAGAGGCGGCAAACTATCCATTCTGTACAATTGAGCCAAATGTTGGAGTTGTGGCTGTACCTGATGAGAGACTTGAAGTTTTGGCAAAGATATATAATCCTGAAAAGGTAACACCTGCATTTATTGAGTTTGTTGACATTGCAGGGCTTGTAAAAGGCGCAAGCAAGGGCGAAGGTCTTGGCAACAAGTTTTTGTCTCATATAAGAGAGGTTGATGCAATAGTCCATGTGGTAAGATGTTTTGATGACTCTGAGATAGTACATGTTGAAGGAAGTGTTGATCCAAAAAGAGATATCGAGACAATTAATTTAGAGCTAATCTTTGCCGACTTGGAGGTCTTAGAAAGACGCCTTGAAAAAACTCGGAAACTTGCAAAAAACAGCAAAGAAGCAGCCCATGAGCTTGAAATCTTAGAGAAGATATATTCTACTTTGGAAAGCGGCAAAATGGCACGTACTTTGAAGTTCGATGATGAGGAAGATTTAAAGTTTGTAAACTCTTTGAATCTCCTCACATTTAAACCAACAATATATGCAGCAAATATATCTGAAAAAGACATTGGAAAAGAAAATGAATATGTAAAAGTTGTAAAAGAAATTGCCGCACAAGAAGGCTCAGAGGTAATTGTCATCTGTGCAAAGTTAGAAGAAGAGATTGCAGCTCTACCAGATGAAGAAAAGAAAGAATTCTTAAAAGAGCTGGGAATTGAAAAATCAGGACTTGACAATTTAATCCAGGCAGGGTATAGACTTTTAGGGCTCATTTCTTTCCTAACAGCTGGTGAAAAGGAAGTAAGAGCTTGGACAATCAAAAAAGGCACAAAAGCACCACAGGCAGCAGGAAAGATTCATAGCGATTTTGAAAAAGGATTTATAAGAGCTGAGGTTGTTCCATTTGATGTCTTGGTTGAGTGCGGTGGATTTGCTCAGGCAAAGGAAAAAGGACTTGTGCGCTCAGAAGGCAAAGACTATGTTATGCAAGATGGTGATGTTGTAATCTTCAGATTCAATGTGTAAAAGAAAAAAGGCATACTTAAAGGGGCTGGTGATGTTTACCCAAGTTGTCGGCAAGCACCAGCCCCTTTAGAAATTTTATTCTGTCAATTTCTTTATGTCCTCAAACTCTAATTTTAGCCTTTTTATATCTTTATATGAGCTAATCTTTAGCCTAAGCGGCGTATCTTTTATATTTTCTTGTCTCCTTTCCATCTCGATACGCCTAAGCTCAACATATCGAATGCCTATTGTAGATGTCCATCTGAATATTGCATCCACTACATCTTCAAGGCTTTCACCTTTCACAATCACACCAAGCTTATACGCAGGTCTTCCTTTTTTCATATAAATGGGAGTAAAATAGACATCTAATGCACCAGCTTGCATTATCTTATCAAGAGCAAGCGACAGCTCCTCACCTGTCATGTCATCAATGTTAGCAAATATTTCAAAGTATTCGCTATCTAAGTTTAGTTTTTTTTTCCTATGATTGCTCTTACTACATTAGGAATGGGAAGATCTTTTGTTCCACTGCCATACCCAATTTTCTCTATCTGCATTCTCGGCATGTTCACAAAACCGTTTGAAATTGTTGCTGCAATCCCTATACCAGTCGGAGTTATCAGCTCAGTATCAATATCTACAGTTGCAATTGGAATACCATTTTGTCTTGCTATTTCCAAAACGGCAGGTGCCGGCACAGGGATTATTCCATGCATTGATTTTGTAAACCCTCTTCCATCAGATAGTGGTGAGAACAAAACCTCTTGAGGCTTTAAATACTCAATACAAAGTGAAAATGCAACAATATCCACAATTGAATCGTCAGCGCCTACCTCATGAAATGCAATCTCTTCAATGTCCATACCGTGAACAGTTGCTTCGGCCTTTGCAATCTTTTCAAAAATTCTGATTGACAAATCTTTTACAGCTTCTGGCAGCTTACTTTCTTGTAAAAGCTTTTTGATATCTTTAAAGGTTCTATGATGATGGTGAGCATAATCATCGTGATGATGCTGCAAAACATTTACAACAAAATTTTGGGCTTTAATACCGTTCACCATTTTTTCTTTAAGGTCTATTTCAACATCAAGCCCAAGCAAAGCTATATTTGACTTTATATACTCAAAATCAACTCCCGCATCAATCAAAGAGCTAACCAGCATATCACCCGCTATTCCAGCTGGTGCATCAAAATAGATAATCATAGTTTTCTCAAATCCCCTCTTTCAAAATTTTACAAATTTCCGTTTGCCAAAGAGTTTATCATATGTGCAACAACTGCCGCACCAAACCCGTTGTCAATGTTGACAACCGCAACACCATTCGCACACGAGTTTAGCATAGTAAGAAGTGCTGACAGTCCTTTAAAGTTAGCGCCATATCCAACAGATGTTGGCACAGCAATCACAGGTTTTGACACAAGCCCAGCAACAACAGATGCAAGCGCGCCTTCCATTCCAGCAACTGCTACTATAACATTCGCAGACTGAATCTCATCAAGATGAGAAAATAGCCTGTGAATTCCTGCAACACCAACATCATATACTCTTTTTACATTATTCCCCAAAATCTCTAAAATAATCGCCGCCTCTTCAGCCACTTTAAGGTCGGCAGTCCCAGCAGATACTACTGCTACATGGCCTTTGGGGTTCTTCTTTACCTCAACCCTTTTTGCACAGACAATCCTTGCAGCTTCATAATAGTCTATATCTCCTTTTAGGTTTTCTTTTAAATACTCATAAAGTTCTTTGCTTGCACGCGTACCAATGATATTTACCTCGCCTTTTTCAATCATCCTCTCAAAAATCTTCAAAACTTGCTGCTCTGTTTTACCTTCACAAAAAACGACTTCAGACATCCCTTGGCGAATCTTTCTGTGATGGTCTATCTTTGCAAAGTCTATATCTTCAAATGGAAGTCTGGAAAGTATCTTGAGAGCTTCGTCAATAGATAGTTTATCTTCTTTTACATCTTCTAATATCTTTCTTATATCCATAGCCTTCTCTCCATTTTAATCTTTTTATTTCTGGTTCATACTTCCCATCCTATAACCAGACAGGTCAAGTGTGACAAACTTAAATCCAAGATCTTTGATTTTGTTTGAAATATCTTTTATCAGCTCTAAATCAAAAAATCTTGGAAGCTCCTCAAAATCAACTTCAATTCTGGCAATATCGCCATGGTGCCTAACTCTTACTTGTTTGAAGCCTTTTTCAAGCAAAATCTCTTCTGCCTTTTCAATCATCTCAAGTTTTTGCAAGGTCACTTGGCTACCATAGGGTATGCGGGTAACTAAACATGCCATTGATGGCTTATCAAAAGTAGGAAGACCAAATTCTTTTGACAAAAATCTTATCTCATCCTTGGTAAATCCAATCTCAAATAAAGGACTTTTTATGTTCTCTTCTTCTAAGGCTTTTCTTCCGGGTCGAAAATCTTTTAAGTCATCTATGTTTGAGCCTTCAACTATTTGGTTTATCTTCAGATCTTCTTTTAACTCTTTCAGTCTTTTTATCAAGTCTTTTTTACAATAATAGCACCTGAACATGTCATTTTTTAAAAAATCCTCATTGGCAAATATATCCCTCTCAAGCACAATTAGTTTTGCTCCGATAGAACCAGCAAGTTTTTCTGCTTCTTGTTTTTCTCTTTTGGGACTTAAGGCAGAGCTTGAAAAAACAGCAACGCAATTTTCACCCAAAACATCATGGCATACTTTTAATAAAAATGTAGAATCAACTCCCCCTGAAAACGCAACAAGTACGCTCTTGTATGACTGTAAAAGATCTTTTAATTTCTCAAGCTTCTCATAAGAAAGCTTTGGATCAACCATTATTCAAACCTTCCTTTTTATTCTTTATTCAATACAATCGCAAATGTTGCTTTAAAAATATCATTTGGTTTTAAGTAATAGTACTTGTTTTGAAGATATCCTTCATGCTCTCCCATCCATGGTTCTATGCAAACAAAGTCGTAGTCTCTTAAAGACCACACTACAATGTTTTTAAAGCTTTTGTCTTTTACAAGCAAAAGCCTTTTGTCCTTGTCAAGAGTAAACTCAATACTATCGCTTCCAACATCAAAAAAATCAAGGTTGATCTCAGGTTTTGAAAAGTCAAGTTCTTTGAAATTTTCAAGATCGACAAATTTCTTCTCAACATCATCAAAACACTTCTCACAGTCAAGCTTCAATGTAAATTCATCCTTGTTACACAGAAAATATGGATGAAACCCTGCATAAAATGGCAATTCTTCGCTGTCGTTGTTCTTTACAATCATCTCAACTCCAAAAATTTCATCGTTTATTGTGTACCTGATGAAAAGTTCAAAGTCATATGGATAAAATGTCTTTGTAAAGCTATTACTTGAAAGCTTTAATACTACCCCATTTTGAGAAAGTTCATCTATATAGCCCACAACTTCCCAAGCAGCATCCCGTGCAAATCCATGGTTCTTCATTGGATATTCTTGACCTTTGAATGTAATCTTGCCATCCACAACTCTTCCACATACAGGAAATAAAATAGGAATTCCGCCTCGGACATTCTTTGTCTTGTCAAACAGCGTCTCTTTGTTAAGATACAGTATGTCCTTGCCACTTAAATTTAGTAAAACAACAATTGCACCCCGTTCGGGTGCAACTGTAAAATATGATTTTTTTGTCTTTGAGTATACCTTAATAAATTCCATACCGTTTTCTACATAGCTTTCTACAAAATCCAAGCTTTCTTCCTCCCTTTTTCTACTCAACATGCAGTGAATAATTTGGTGCCTCTTTTGTAATATAAATATCGTGCGGATGGCTTTCTCTCACACCTGCTTGTGTAATTTTCACAAACTTTGCCTTCTCCTGAAGTTCTTTGATAGTCCTCGCACCACAGTAACCCATTCCAGCCTTAAGACCACCAACAAGCTGGAACACTGTATCCTCTAACGGCCCTTTATATGGCACTCTTCCTTCAACACCTTCTGGTACAAGCTTTGAAGCATCTTCTTGGAAGTATCTATCTTTGCTTCCTGCTTTCATTGCAGAAAGTGATCCCATGCCACGGTAAACCTTAAACCTTCGGCCTTGATAAATCTCACACTCGCCAGGGCTTTCCTCACAGCCAGCAAATAAGCTTCCTATCATAACAACATCTGCACCTGCCGCCAAAGCCTTGGTAATATCACCTGAATATCTTATACCGCCATCTGCAATAACAGGAATTCCATATTCTTTTGCAACATCTGCACAGTCCATGATAGCTGTTATTTGCGGAACACCAATTCCAGCTACCACTCTTGTTGTACAGATTGACCCAGGACCAATTCCAACTTTTATGCAGTCAGCCCCTGCTTTGATAAGGTCATGCGCAGCCTCTGCTGTTGCAATATTACCAGCCACAACCTGAAGATTTGGATATTTTGCCTTAATCTTCTTGACTGTCTCGATAACACCTTTTGAATGTCCATGAGCTGTGTCAACAACTATTACGTCAACCTGAGCTTTTACAAGTGCATTAACTCTTTGTTCTGTGTCCTTTGATACACCAACTGCTGCAGCACACAAAAGCCTTCCTCTGCTGTCTTTTGCTGCATTAGGATATTTGACAGCCTTTTCAATATCCTTTATTGTAATAAGTCCTTTCAAGTTACCCTCATCATCGACGATTGGAAGCTTTTCAATCTTGTGTTTTTTCATAATTTCCTTTGCTTCTTCTAAAGTAATTCCTTCCTTTGCAGTGATAAGATTGCTTGATGTCATAACCTCTTTTATAGGCTT
This Caldicellulosiruptor changbaiensis DNA region includes the following protein-coding sequences:
- the larE gene encoding ATP-dependent sacrificial sulfur transferase LarE — encoded protein: MVDPKLSYEKLEKLKDLLQSYKSVLVAFSGGVDSTFLLKVCHDVLGENCVAVFSSSALSPKREKQEAEKLAGSIGAKLIVLERDIFANEDFLKNDMFRCYYCKKDLIKRLKELKEDLKINQIVEGSNIDDLKDFRPGRKALEEENIKSPLFEIGFTKDEIRFLSKEFGLPTFDKPSMACLVTRIPYGSQVTLQKLEMIEKAEEILLEKGFKQVRVRHHGDIARIEVDFEELPRFFDLELIKDISNKIKDLGFKFVTLDLSGYRMGSMNQK
- the larC2 gene encoding nickel pincer cofactor biosynthesis protein LarC2; this translates as MTGEELSLALDKIMQAGALDVYFTPIYMKKGRPAYKLGVIVKGESLEDVVDAIFRWTSTIGIRYVELRRIEMERRQENIKDTPLRLKISSYKDIKRLKLEFEDIKKLTE
- the larC gene encoding nickel pincer cofactor biosynthesis protein LarC, whose product is MIIYFDAPAGIAGDMLVSSLIDAGVDFEYIKSNIALLGLDVEIDLKEKMVNGIKAQNFVVNVLQHHHDDYAHHHHRTFKDIKKLLQESKLPEAVKDLSIRIFEKIAKAEATVHGMDIEEIAFHEVGADDSIVDIVAFSLCIEYLKPQEVLFSPLSDGRGFTKSMHGIIPVPAPAVLEIARQNGIPIATVDIDTELITPTGIGIAATISNGFVNMPRMQIEKIGYGSGTKDLPIPNVVRAIIGKKN
- a CDS encoding lytic transglycosylase domain-containing protein; this translates as MNIPNVNEIITQKFEEIAARIANNNNLPQSFKTIFQNSFTASINKDVAITTYQQLSNVESTKALQNQSFANKIYELEKSSYTPYNLSTNLSKSEIINIATKKAKEYGLPPSLVLSVIEAESGFRQDAISKAGAIGLMQLMPETAKALGVNPYDPIENLDGGIRYLKEKLEQFGGNIELALAAYNAGPANVIKYGGIPPFDETVEYVQKVLLLSQKYRSFDV
- a CDS encoding aldose epimerase family protein, whose product is MDFVESYVENGMEFIKVYSKTKKSYFTVAPERGAIVVLLNLSGKDILYLNKETLFDKTKNVRGGIPILFPVCGRVVDGKITFKGQEYPMKNHGFARDAAWEVVGYIDELSQNGVVLKLSSNSFTKTFYPYDFELFIRYTINDEIFGVEMIVKNNDSEELPFYAGFHPYFLCNKDEFTLKLDCEKCFDDVEKKFVDLENFKELDFSKPEINLDFFDVGSDSIEFTLDKDKRLLLVKDKSFKNIVVWSLRDYDFVCIEPWMGEHEGYLQNKYYYLKPNDIFKATFAIVLNKE
- the ychF gene encoding redox-regulated ATPase YchF — translated: MRLGIVGLPNVGKSTLFNAITKAGAEAANYPFCTIEPNVGVVAVPDERLEVLAKIYNPEKVTPAFIEFVDIAGLVKGASKGEGLGNKFLSHIREVDAIVHVVRCFDDSEIVHVEGSVDPKRDIETINLELIFADLEVLERRLEKTRKLAKNSKEAAHELEILEKIYSTLESGKMARTLKFDDEEDLKFVNSLNLLTFKPTIYAANISEKDIGKENEYVKVVKEIAAQEGSEVIVICAKLEEEIAALPDEEKKEFLKELGIEKSGLDNLIQAGYRLLGLISFLTAGEKEVRAWTIKKGTKAPQAAGKIHSDFEKGFIRAEVVPFDVLVECGGFAQAKEKGLVRSEGKDYVMQDGDVVIFRFNV
- the larB gene encoding nickel pincer cofactor biosynthesis protein LarB, whose translation is MDIRKILEDVKEDKLSIDEALKILSRLPFEDIDFAKIDHHRKIRQGMSEVVFCEGKTEQQVLKIFERMIEKGEVNIIGTRASKELYEYLKENLKGDIDYYEAARIVCAKRVEVKKNPKGHVAVVSAGTADLKVAEEAAIILEILGNNVKRVYDVGVAGIHRLFSHLDEIQSANVIVAVAGMEGALASVVAGLVSKPVIAVPTSVGYGANFKGLSALLTMLNSCANGVAVVNIDNGFGAAVVAHMINSLANGNL
- a CDS encoding heme NO-binding domain-containing protein, whose protein sequence is MKGTVVLTWLETIGNIWGDDVKRYAEKGIGLDDSTIISPTDDIDDSLVHKMIENACEKANILPQQMWREIGKNNIKTFSKWFPSYFQRLSLKGFLEYMDDVHSQLTRMIKGANPPRILFEEISPNEAYITYVSKRGFYDYFLGLLEGSAEFFNEKLDFEEIDRFKDEEGFYHLKIRIRFEKTNRKVKKALFNIIAGLGFIRSLEFKISIFSTIAVIILSFLLDPNKEEYANHLLMAGLTFITTFIAAFFILRPLKPIKDELNSLKNLDFSGSLFIKTNDKLEDFSKIVAITKSSIKKDLLLLKGGSDEIYNFSKNIKEIADKMKNLSDSVSGIVNDVAQGAVHQAEEIEKAVTILNENIENLKSIVSQQTQTKDVLADVNQTLNNSGKDILSAAKDINLLSTEFSEIVQKGSKLSEEANEVMKITSTVAEISNQINMLALNASIEAARAGNVGVGFAVVADEIRKLADSTMSFAKTINKSLKTFVEEVETLSTTLTQQFEKLVKSESTLNEVVNKNSQNIERISNVVETLISQIETLSSEAERISSVFETITSLSAISQENSASAQEMAASISMYAESIKDLLTKVADLENLSNVFKEELSKYRL
- the guaB gene encoding IMP dehydrogenase, whose product is MSFKDKVIKEALTFDDVLLVPQYSEVLPKDVDVSTYLTRTIKLNIPLMSAGMDTVTESRMAIAIAREGGIGVIHKNMTIEEQASEVDKVKRSEHGVIVDPFYLSPENKIYEAMELMAKYRISGVPITVNGKLVGIITNRDIRFETDYSKPIKEVMTSSNLITAKEGITLEEAKEIMKKHKIEKLPIVDDEGNLKGLITIKDIEKAVKYPNAAKDSRGRLLCAAAVGVSKDTEQRVNALVKAQVDVIVVDTAHGHSKGVIETVKKIKAKYPNLQVVAGNIATAEAAHDLIKAGADCIKVGIGPGSICTTRVVAGIGVPQITAIMDCADVAKEYGIPVIADGGIRYSGDITKALAAGADVVMIGSLFAGCEESPGECEIYQGRRFKVYRGMGSLSAMKAGSKDRYFQEDASKLVPEGVEGRVPYKGPLEDTVFQLVGGLKAGMGYCGARTIKELQEKAKFVKITQAGVRESHPHDIYITKEAPNYSLHVE